CTGCTGTTTTTCCAGCTGCTTCTTTTACTATATTAGCTATAGCTTGAGCTTCCATAAGTCCTAAATTTGATGAACCAGCTATGTTTATTAAAACTTTACTTGCTCCCATAATTGACTTTTCTAATAGAGGTGAAGATAATGCTTTTTCTGTTGCTTTAGCAACTCTATTTTCTCCTTCTCCCTCTCCAAATCCTAAAACTGCAACTCCTGAATTTTGCATAGTTGCTTTAATATCAGCAAAGTCTAAGTTAATAAGTCCTCTACCTATCATTAAATCTGCAATACCTTTAATACCTATTTTTAAAATATTATTAGCTTCTTTAAAAGCATTTTGAAGAGTTATTGTTTTCTCTGGTAATTCAAATAGTTTATCATTTGGTATTATCACTAATGAATCTACATGCTTTTCTAAGTTTGATAATCCTAAATCAGCATTAGTTTTTCTTTTTCTTCCTTCAAAAGAAAATGGTCTAGTTACTATACCAATAGTTAAAACTCCCATCTCTTTTGCTATTTTAGCTATAACTGGTGCAGAACCTGTTCCTGTTCCACCACCCATTCCAGCTGTTATAAATAACATATCTGTCTCTTCTAATAAATTTCTTAATTTTTCAACATCTTCTTCAGCAGCTTGCTTACCAACTTCTGGGTCAGCTCCAGCTCCTAGACCTCTTGTTAGTTTTTCCCCTAATTGAACTCTTATATCTGCTAAAGAATTATTTAAATCTTGGGCATCTGTATTTGCCGCAATATATTCTACACCTGTTACTCCAGCTGAAATCATGTCGTTTATTGCATTTCCTCCAGCTCCTCCAGCTCCGATTACCTTTATCTTTACTTCACATTCGTTATTAAACATTTTCATACAGCTCCTTATTATATAAAGTTAGAAATCCATTTTTTTATTTTGTTTAAAGCACCATCTGTAACCACTTCTTCTTCATACTCTTCTTCGTAGTCCTCTTGTCTAAAAGCTGTTTCATTTATAGGAAGCTCTGTAAATACTTCCTCTTCTTTTTCAATGGCTATAACTTCGTCCTTTAAACTTTCATCTCTTATTTCGTTTCTCTTTTTAAATTCTGCTTCTAATTTTGTTAACAAAATACCAATTACTGTAGACATAGATGGATTTACATTTTCTAATCCTCTAAGTGGGAATGGAGTTACTTTTCTAACAGCACATTCCATTTTACTTCCAACTTTACTAAAAATCTCATCTATTGATACTGCTCCACCTGTAAAAGCTAAACCTTTTCCTAAATAACCATTAAATCCAGATTCTTCTATTGTTTTTGAAATGAAATTAATTAAATCCCCTGTTCTAGCGTCGATTATCTCTTTAATCTCATCTATATTGTATTCTCCATTTTCTGTTTTTATCACTCCATTAGAATACTGTTTACTTCTTAATTTTTCGAGAATCTCTTTAGCTTCTTTTTTTGGTATTTTCAAAAGATAACTTATATCATTCACAAAATGCATTCCACCTATTGATAAAGATTTTGTATAAATTATTTTATCATTTTTATAAATAGCTATATCTGTAACGCCTTCTCCTATATCTATTAGAGCTACTCCCATCTGTCTATCTTCATATTCTAAAGTTGATTTTGCAGATGCCGATGCGTTTAAAAATATATCTTCTACTTCTAATCCTGCGTTATTTATAACTTCTATTAGCGGATCTAATTGATCTTTTTTTATTGTTATTAGATGTACATCACCTTGAATACTTTTTCCAATTTGTCCTATTGGATTTTTTAAAATTCCAGAGCTATTAACTCTAACATTATAAGCTTCTTGCTCAATAACGATTTCATCTTCTTTTAATATATTACCCTTCACTAATTCAATTAAATTATACATATCTTGAGCTGTTATCTCTTTTTCATTAAATTCGATACACCCATGATCTGTTTTCGAAGTAATTCTATCACTACTCACACCTAGTGAAACAACTTCAAATTCTCTTCCATTTCTTTGTTCTAACTCTTTTAGTCCTTTGGCTATGCTTGCACTTAAAAGATCAGGGTCTTCTACTACAGATCTTTTTATGCCTTCACTTGATACCTCTAAGTAATCTAGTACTCTTAACTTTAATCCCTCTGTACTAAGTTCTCCTAAAATAAATTTTATTTTACCATTTCCAACATCTAAAGCTAATTTTGTAATATTATCTCGCACTTTTCCCCTCCTTTTCCATTACTACTATATCTGTAAATCTTATATCTATATAATCTATCACTTTAGCCTTTATCAACTCCTTATATAGATTCATTGTTATTTCATATTTTTTTTTCGAAACTTCTGGTTCAGTTTTTATCTTAGTTCCGTCTCTCAAAATAATGTATATCAAATTTTTATTTTCAGCATATAGCTGTGAAACTTCATCTTTTAAATCTAGCTCTTTTAGTTTTTCCATTATTTCTAGAAGATATTCTTTTTCTTTAGCATCTTTTAGTACAAGAATTGGCATACTTTTTTTAGGATATTCATCTAGCTTTCCAAAAATCGTTCCCTCTTCATCCATAGTATATATTCTCGAATTATGTTGTGCATAGTAATTACTATCTTTTTCTATGACATCAATAGTTATTTCATTCAAATTTTGTTTAGAAACAACTGCTTTTTTTATCCTCACATCTTTTAATAATTTTTTTTCTAATCCTTCTAAATTTAAATCATTAATATTTTTTCCTAAAATCTCTGTTTTTATTTTTTCTAAATCTGATTTAAGATTTGGCGAAACTTCACTAATTTGAACTTTTGAAATATTGAAAAATTCTCTATTTTTAAAGTCTTTTTCAACTTGAATTATAATAAAAGTTAATGCCAATATTATAGCAATTTTAAATATATTTTTCAAGAATCTCTCCCTGTTATTTCAGATATTTTCTACTTAGCAACTTTCAACCATAATCTTAGTTAAATCATCAAAAGAATACCCTTTTAATGTTGCTAGTTTTGGAGCTAAACTAGTCTCTGTCATTCCAGGACAAGTATTTACCTCTAAGAAGTAAGTTTTTCCATCTTTTAAGATAAAATCACTTCTTGTTACTCCCTTTAACCCTAACTTTTCATGAATTTTTCTAGCAGCTTCAGAAGCTTCTTCATATGCTTTTTCATCTATTTGAGCAGGACATTCGTACTCTGTTTTACCTACTGTATATTTTGATTCATAGTCATATAATCCCGATTTTGGTTTTATTCTAACCACACCTAATTTTTCTCCATTTAATACTCCTGCTGTTAATTCATCCCCTTTTATAAACTCCTCTATTAAAGGTTCTTTATTTTGTAATACTTCGTAAGCTTTTAAAGCTTCTTCTTTCGTGTTACAAATATATAACCCTACACTTGATCCCTCTTTTGCTGGTTTTATAACAACAGGATAACTATCAATTTCTTCAACAGAACCATATGTTTTAGCTATTCTTATTCCTAAATCTTTAGCTATTATCTTTGTTAAAATTTTATCCATTGCAACAGCACTACCTGTTACTCCTGAACCTGTATATTTTTTACCTAACATATCTAAAACAGATTGAACTCTACCATCCTCACCATATTCACCATGAAGAGCTAGATAAACTAAATCATAATCATTCTCTATAAATGCTGATACTAAGTTTTCTTTTGTCAAATCTATTTTATATGCATCGTACCCTTGTCTTAATAGACTATTTAAAATAGCCTGTCCACTTCTTAAAGAAACCTCTCTCTCTGATGTAATTCCACCCATAACAACTGCTATTTTCACTTGATCCCTCCTAGTTAGTTTCTTACTATTATAATCTCTTCTTCTAGTTGTATTCCAGTTTTATTTTTTACTCCTGCTTTTACCTCTTCTATTATATCTATAATATCTTTAAATTTTGCATCGCCTTTGTTTACAACAAAATTTGGATGTACCATAGATATTTGAGCTCCTCCTACTTTTTTACCTTGAAGTCCAGCCTCTATAATTAATCTTGCAGAAAAATATCCTTCTGGATTTTTAAATGTACTTCCTAAGTTTGGTTCATTTAATGGGTGATTTTCGCTTCTTTTTAATTTATACTTCTCTACAACTTCACTTAAATAACCATTTTCAAATTTGAAAGTTGCACTTACTACAACCCATTTTTTCTCTTTTATCTCTGTCACTCTATATGAAAATTTTAAATTTTCTTTCTCTATTTTTCTAAGCTCATTATTTTCATCTACAATTTCAACTGATATTATTTTATCAAAAATCTCAGTTCCATGAGCTCCTCCGTTCATAAAAACAAGTCCACCAACACTTCCTGGTATTCCTGCTAAATTTTCTAAACCTGTATAGTTTTTTTCTGCCATATAATCTATTAAATCAGAAAAATCTAACCCCGCTCCAACTTCAACTATCCCCTCACCTTTATCATCTATATAATCAATAGCCTTAAGAGAAATAAATGTTGTATCAAGTTCTCCATCAAATATTAATGTATTTGTTCCATTACCTATTATAAATCTATTTTCTTTCTCTTTCAAAACGTCCAATAATTCGTTTTTATTTTCAATTTCAATAAACTCTTTAGCTGTTCCACCAATTTTCATATTAGAATGTTCTTTCATCGAGTGATTTTTATATAATTTCATTTCCTGTTCTCCCTATATTGTCTGCAATAGTATGAGCTAAATTAGATATATTCCCTGCTCCCATAAATAAGAATGTAGCTGATTCTTTTTCACCTGTTACTATTTTTTCTATATCTTCATTTTTCTCTATTATTCTACAGTGCTTGTGACCTATTTTTTCTTTTAATTTCTCTAATGTTACTCCAAATTCATTTTTTTCTCCTGCACTATATACAGGCATTAATATAACTTCATCTACGCCTTCAAAGCTACCTTTAAAATCATTTAAAAGAAAATTTACACGACTATATCTATGTGGTTGAAAAATTGCTATTGTTTTATTTTTTTCTATTGTTTTTGCTCCTTGAATAGTTGCTTTAATCTCTGTTGGATGATGAGCATAATCATCTATTATTCTTATTTTATCACTATGTAAAATATCATATCTTCTTTTCGCACCTTTAAAACTTAAAAGTTTTTCTGCTATTCTTTTTTTATCAATTCCATATTTTTTGGCTAAATAAATAACAGGTAAAGCATTTTGAATATTGTGATTCCCTGGAATAGATAGCTCAAACTCTCCAAACTTTTCTCCATCTATGATTACTGTAAATACTGTTTTAGAATTTATTATTTTTATATCTGTTGCAATTATATCAGAATCATTTTTCTTAATGCTATAAGTTTTTATATTTTTTCTACCTTTTATTAACTCTAGTGTTTCTAAACAATCATCACAAACTAATATCTCTCGTTTTGTCTGATCCATAAATTGTTTAAATGATTTTTTTATATTCTCAAGCGAACCATGATTTTCAAGGTGATCTGCTTCGATATTTGTTATTATTGAAATTTCTGGTGTTAGATGTAAAAATGAGTTGTCACTTTCATCAGCCTCTGCAATAAAAATCTCTGTTTTTCCACATCTAGCATTAGAACCTATCTCTGGTAAAATTCCACCAACAACTATTGTTGGATCAATGTCTAAAAGTAACGATCCTAGCATTGAACTTGTCGTTGTTTTTCCATGAGTTCCTGCTACTGCAATTCCTTTTTCTTTATTCATTAAAAGGGCTAATAATTCTCCCCTCTTTATTATTTTTATTCCTAAATCTTTTGCTCTTATTATCTCTGGATTATCCTGCTTTATAGCACTTGAAGCCACAATTAAATCTGCTCCTAAAATATTTTCTGCATTATGCTCTCCAAAAACTTTAACTCCTAAGCTTTCTAACTCTTCAGTTACATAATTTCTTGAAAGATCAGCTCCGCATACATCATATCCTTTTAATTTCATAATTTTTGCTAAGCCACTCATTCCAATTCCATTTATTCCAATAAAATATATTTTATTCATCTAACTCCTCCATATATCCAAGCACTCAACTATCTTTTCAGCTGCATTACTTTTCTTTAAATTTTTAGCTTTTCTACTCATTTTGTTTAACTCATCATCATTTTTTATGAGCTCTAAAGCTTTCTCTATGGCTTCATCTGCCTTGCTATCACTATATATAAGTGCTGCTTCGTTTTCTGATAATATCTTTGCATTTTGATACTGTCCAACTTTTATCGAATTATATGGTATTAAAATCGATGGTTTTTCAAGTTGCATTATTTCTGAAACGGTTAATGCTCCTGCTCTACAAACAACTAAGTCTGCTGCTGCCATTACATTTATCATATTATTAAAATATGGTTTTATTATGTCGCTAACCTTTATTTGTTGATCTTCTAATTTTTCATTTATTTCCCCAAAATTTTTATCACCAGTAGCCCAATAAATTCTGATGCTTTTATCTTTATATATATCTTTTAAACTTTTGATTACTGCTTCATTTAAGGATTTAGCACCTAAGCTTCCACCTGTTACTAAAAGTACTTTTTCATCTTTTCCAATCTTTAATCTTTCTCTTTCAGCATCCTTATCCATTGTATAAATATCTTCTCTTAAGGGATTTCCAGTAACTAAAAATTTGTGTTGATCTTTTACTGATATCTCTTCATATGTTGTGTCAAAAGCTAAAAAACATTTCTTAGCTATTTTATAAAATAACTTATTTGCCATTCCTAAATCTGCATTTTGTTCTTGTAAATATATTTTTTTGCCTAAAATTGCACCTGCTAATAAAACAGGTATTGATATATAATTTCCAAATCCTATTATTATATCTGGCTGTTCTTTTTTTACAATTTTAAAAGCTTGTAAAAATGCCTTTATATTTGAAGGAATTTTTTTTAAATTTTGAAATGGATATACATCTATTCCTAAAAATTTAAATCCCTCTTCTGGAACTAAATCTTTTTCCATTCTAGTTGAACTTCCCACAAATAAAACTTCCATACCTCTATTTAATAGTTTTTTTCCAACTGCTAGCGCAGGATAAATATGTCCTCCTGTACCTCCAGTTGTTATAATTATTTTTTTCATCATAAATTCTCTCCTAATTAAAGTAACTTTTTACTAAGTCTTTGAAAACTCTTCCTCTTTCTTCAAAATTTTTAAACTGATCAAAACTTGATGTCGCTGGAGAAAATAAAATAACTTCTTTATGATTTTTATCAACCTTAGATTTTAATTTTTCTAATACTTTATCTAAAGTTTTTAAATTAAAAATTCTCTCTTTTGAAAAACCAATTTTTTCTAATCCTATTTCTAACTTATCTGAAATATCACCTATCAAATAAACTTCTTTAACCTTATCTTTAATTATCTCTTCTAGTGGTGTTAAATCTAACTCTTTATCATATCCTCCACAAATTAAAATTGGTTGTTCAAAAGCTTCAATAGCAAATTTAGTAGAATCTATGTTAGTACCTTTAGAATCATTTATAAATTCAACTACACCATACGAGAAAAAATTCTCCATTCTATGTTCTAATGTTTTAGTTGAATATAAAAACTCTCTTATTAATTCTGTTGGAATATCAAGCAATTTTCCTATACAAACAATAAATAATATATTTTCCAAATTATGTTTTCCTTTTAAAGACGCTAGCTTTTCCTCTAGAATAAACTCTCCATTATAAAAAACAGATTCATTTTCAACCCATACGCTCTCTTTTTTATATGTTTTATCCATTCCTACATATATTTTTTTCCCAGAAATCTTATCTTCTCTTTTTAAACTTTCGGCACATGAAG
This genomic window from Cetobacterium somerae ATCC BAA-474 contains:
- the murC gene encoding UDP-N-acetylmuramate--L-alanine ligase, whose product is MNKIYFIGINGIGMSGLAKIMKLKGYDVCGADLSRNYVTEELESLGVKVFGEHNAENILGADLIVASSAIKQDNPEIIRAKDLGIKIIKRGELLALLMNKEKGIAVAGTHGKTTTSSMLGSLLLDIDPTIVVGGILPEIGSNARCGKTEIFIAEADESDNSFLHLTPEISIITNIEADHLENHGSLENIKKSFKQFMDQTKREILVCDDCLETLELIKGRKNIKTYSIKKNDSDIIATDIKIINSKTVFTVIIDGEKFGEFELSIPGNHNIQNALPVIYLAKKYGIDKKRIAEKLLSFKGAKRRYDILHSDKIRIIDDYAHHPTEIKATIQGAKTIEKNKTIAIFQPHRYSRVNFLLNDFKGSFEGVDEVILMPVYSAGEKNEFGVTLEKLKEKIGHKHCRIIEKNEDIEKIVTGEKESATFLFMGAGNISNLAHTIADNIGRTGNEII
- the murG gene encoding undecaprenyldiphospho-muramoylpentapeptide beta-N-acetylglucosaminyltransferase, giving the protein MKKIIITTGGTGGHIYPALAVGKKLLNRGMEVLFVGSSTRMEKDLVPEEGFKFLGIDVYPFQNLKKIPSNIKAFLQAFKIVKKEQPDIIIGFGNYISIPVLLAGAILGKKIYLQEQNADLGMANKLFYKIAKKCFLAFDTTYEEISVKDQHKFLVTGNPLREDIYTMDKDAERERLKIGKDEKVLLVTGGSLGAKSLNEAVIKSLKDIYKDKSIRIYWATGDKNFGEINEKLEDQQIKVSDIIKPYFNNMINVMAAADLVVCRAGALTVSEIMQLEKPSILIPYNSIKVGQYQNAKILSENEAALIYSDSKADEAIEKALELIKNDDELNKMSRKAKNLKKSNAAEKIVECLDIWRS
- a CDS encoding cell division protein FtsQ/DivIB, which produces MKNIFKIAIILALTFIIIQVEKDFKNREFFNISKVQISEVSPNLKSDLEKIKTEILGKNINDLNLEGLEKKLLKDVRIKKAVVSKQNLNEITIDVIEKDSNYYAQHNSRIYTMDEEGTIFGKLDEYPKKSMPILVLKDAKEKEYLLEIMEKLKELDLKDEVSQLYAENKNLIYIILRDGTKIKTEPEVSKKKYEITMNLYKELIKAKVIDYIDIRFTDIVVMEKEGKSAR
- the ftsZ gene encoding cell division protein FtsZ, translating into MKMFNNECEVKIKVIGAGGAGGNAINDMISAGVTGVEYIAANTDAQDLNNSLADIRVQLGEKLTRGLGAGADPEVGKQAAEEDVEKLRNLLEETDMLFITAGMGGGTGTGSAPVIAKIAKEMGVLTIGIVTRPFSFEGRKRKTNADLGLSNLEKHVDSLVIIPNDKLFELPEKTITLQNAFKEANNILKIGIKGIADLMIGRGLINLDFADIKATMQNSGVAVLGFGEGEGENRVAKATEKALSSPLLEKSIMGASKVLINIAGSSNLGLMEAQAIANIVKEAAGKTAEDIMFGITADESYGDKIQVTIIANSFGDEQEKTESFINVEKKAEVPKVEETSEVRDELDLPPWIRANRRD
- the murB gene encoding UDP-N-acetylmuramate dehydrogenase encodes the protein MKLYKNHSMKEHSNMKIGGTAKEFIEIENKNELLDVLKEKENRFIIGNGTNTLIFDGELDTTFISLKAIDYIDDKGEGIVEVGAGLDFSDLIDYMAEKNYTGLENLAGIPGSVGGLVFMNGGAHGTEIFDKIISVEIVDENNELRKIEKENLKFSYRVTEIKEKKWVVVSATFKFENGYLSEVVEKYKLKRSENHPLNEPNLGSTFKNPEGYFSARLIIEAGLQGKKVGGAQISMVHPNFVVNKGDAKFKDIIDIIEEVKAGVKNKTGIQLEEEIIIVRN
- the murD gene encoding UDP-N-acetylmuramoyl-L-alanine--D-glutamate ligase translates to MKKAIVFGAGVSGKGSEKTLKKMGYKVFLIDDKIGISSKEGMKILENDKIDLFIKSPGVPYTDLVKKALELQIEVIDDIELGYRYKKNNEISGKIIAITGTNGKTTITTKTQELLEKAGYKAKVCGNIGYSFSETVMENPELDYYVLEASSYQLENIKEFKANISLIVNLAPDHLSRYKNLDHYYNTKFNIGKNQKESEYFIVNTSCAESLKREDKISGKKIYVGMDKTYKKESVWVENESVFYNGEFILEEKLASLKGKHNLENILFIVCIGKLLDIPTELIREFLYSTKTLEHRMENFFSYGVVEFINDSKGTNIDSTKFAIEAFEQPILICGGYDKELDLTPLEEIIKDKVKEVYLIGDISDKLEIGLEKIGFSKERIFNLKTLDKVLEKLKSKVDKNHKEVILFSPATSSFDQFKNFEERGRVFKDLVKSYFN
- the ftsA gene encoding cell division protein FtsA, which translates into the protein MRDNITKLALDVGNGKIKFILGELSTEGLKLRVLDYLEVSSEGIKRSVVEDPDLLSASIAKGLKELEQRNGREFEVVSLGVSSDRITSKTDHGCIEFNEKEITAQDMYNLIELVKGNILKEDEIVIEQEAYNVRVNSSGILKNPIGQIGKSIQGDVHLITIKKDQLDPLIEVINNAGLEVEDIFLNASASAKSTLEYEDRQMGVALIDIGEGVTDIAIYKNDKIIYTKSLSIGGMHFVNDISYLLKIPKKEAKEILEKLRSKQYSNGVIKTENGEYNIDEIKEIIDARTGDLINFISKTIEESGFNGYLGKGLAFTGGAVSIDEIFSKVGSKMECAVRKVTPFPLRGLENVNPSMSTVIGILLTKLEAEFKKRNEIRDESLKDEVIAIEKEEEVFTELPINETAFRQEDYEEEYEEEVVTDGALNKIKKWISNFI
- a CDS encoding D-alanine--D-alanine ligase; the protein is MKIAVVMGGITSEREVSLRSGQAILNSLLRQGYDAYKIDLTKENLVSAFIENDYDLVYLALHGEYGEDGRVQSVLDMLGKKYTGSGVTGSAVAMDKILTKIIAKDLGIRIAKTYGSVEEIDSYPVVIKPAKEGSSVGLYICNTKEEALKAYEVLQNKEPLIEEFIKGDELTAGVLNGEKLGVVRIKPKSGLYDYESKYTVGKTEYECPAQIDEKAYEEASEAARKIHEKLGLKGVTRSDFILKDGKTYFLEVNTCPGMTETSLAPKLATLKGYSFDDLTKIMVESC